One region of Malania oleifera isolate guangnan ecotype guangnan chromosome 6, ASM2987363v1, whole genome shotgun sequence genomic DNA includes:
- the LOC131158575 gene encoding uncharacterized protein LOC131158575 — MNSSEQVKAAEAQADHGVSSSQPMSAKLMASNFPISFISIGPWKKKSRYTTELTAKFYFARRTLVWEISEEVVKYKMEIQWSEISAIGAIFKDREAGVLELELNKPPAFSRDIERAPQVHAEWERCSDFTPGGAASTCRRHYLKFPAGTLERNYYMLLQRDNRLLKLSRTPFPTLGQPYFNSISNGFPMLVDPLQSVPAAASEDEVSQLQNQFKLSQPVVPCYDHHLQSFQLTTIPFCNIPNHSTSAHQGDVIATNSRIQSAGKENGGI; from the exons ATGAACTCATCAGAGCAAGTGAAGGCTGCTGAAGCACAAGCAGATCATGGAGTTTCATCATCTCAACCAATGTCTGCGAAGCTTATGGCTTCAAATTTTCCCATTTCATTTATTTCGATTGGCCCATGGAAG AAGAAGTCGAGATACACCACCGAACTGACCGCAAAGTTTTACTTTGCGAGGCGAACATTGGTGTGGGAAATTTCGGAAGAGGTTGTGAAGTATAAGATGGAAATACAGTGGTCTGAAATCTCAGCCATTGGAGCTATTTTCAAAGATAGGGAAGCAGGAGTTCTAGAACTTGAG TTGAACAAGCCGCCAGCCTTCTCTCGAGACATCGAGAGGGCACCGCAAGTGCATGCAGAGTGGGAGCGATGCAGCGACTTTACTCCTGGAGGTGCAGCTTCCACGTGCAG GAGGCATTATCTCAAATTCCCTGCAGGAACCCTTGAGAGAAACTATTACATGCTTTTACAAAGGGACAATAGGCTTTTGAAGTTGAGCAGAACACCTTTCCCAACCCTTGGCCAACCTTATTTCAATTCAATCTCCAATGGCTTCCCCATGTTAGTAGATCCTCTGCAGAGTGTACCTGCAGCAGCATCAGAAGATGAAGTTAGCCAGCTTCAGAATCAGTTTAAATTATCCCAGCCTGTGGTTCCTTGCTATGATCATCACCTTCAGAGTTTCCAACTCACCACCATCCCTTTCTGCAACATTCCTAACCATTCTACTTCTGCACATCAAG GTGATGTTATCGCCACAAATAGCAGAATTCAAAGTGCAGGAAAAGAAAATGGGGGGATATGA